A single region of the Halopiger xanaduensis SH-6 genome encodes:
- the twy1 gene encoding 4-demethylwyosine synthase TYW1 — translation MSDSESGPKQVDSPDYHSENHTAAQTCGWTANALRGEGRCYKNVWYGIESHRCIQMTPVVKCNERCVFCWRDHRGHAYELDDVEWDDPEAVADASIRLQKKLLSGFGGNDEVPRERFEEAMEPRHVAISLDGEPTLYPYLPELLEAFHDRDITTFLVSNGTNPDVLRECDPTQLYVSVDAPERHTFDQVVKAVEDDAWDRLLETMDVLREKEETRTVLRTTLVEGENMHHPDWYAGFYQQADPDFIELKAYMHVGHSQGRLDRSSMPDHEDVVAFAEDVQEYMPEFDELKGVPPSRVALLAKTEDTWVPKLKKDSDFWARDPVTSD, via the coding sequence ATGAGCGACTCCGAAAGTGGTCCGAAGCAGGTCGACTCGCCGGACTACCACAGCGAGAACCACACCGCCGCCCAGACCTGCGGCTGGACGGCGAACGCCCTGCGCGGGGAGGGTCGGTGCTACAAGAACGTCTGGTACGGGATCGAGTCCCACCGCTGCATCCAGATGACGCCCGTGGTCAAGTGCAACGAGCGCTGCGTCTTCTGCTGGCGCGACCACCGGGGCCACGCCTACGAACTGGACGACGTCGAGTGGGACGACCCCGAGGCCGTCGCCGACGCCTCGATCCGACTCCAGAAGAAGCTCCTCTCGGGCTTCGGCGGCAACGACGAGGTCCCCCGCGAGCGCTTCGAGGAAGCCATGGAACCGCGCCACGTCGCCATCTCGCTGGACGGCGAACCGACGCTCTACCCCTATCTCCCGGAACTGCTCGAGGCCTTCCACGACCGCGACATCACGACCTTCCTCGTCTCGAACGGCACCAACCCCGACGTCCTCCGAGAGTGCGATCCGACCCAACTCTACGTCAGCGTCGACGCCCCCGAGCGCCACACCTTCGATCAGGTGGTCAAGGCCGTCGAGGACGACGCCTGGGACCGGCTCCTCGAGACGATGGACGTCTTGCGGGAGAAAGAGGAAACCCGGACCGTCCTGCGGACGACGCTGGTCGAGGGCGAAAACATGCACCACCCCGACTGGTACGCGGGGTTCTACCAGCAGGCAGATCCCGACTTCATCGAACTGAAGGCGTACATGCACGTCGGCCACTCGCAGGGGCGGCTCGACCGGTCGTCGATGCCCGACCACGAGGACGTCGTCGCGTTCGCGGAGGACGTACAGGAGTACATGCCCGAGTTCGACGAACTCAAGGGCGTGCCGCCGTCCCGCGTCGCCCTGCTCGCGAAGACCGAGGACACCTGGGTTCCCAAGCTGAAGAAAGACAGCGACTTCTGGGCGCGGGATCCGGTGACAAGCGACTGA
- a CDS encoding helix-turn-helix transcriptional regulator: MGGDSQRVETDAIEVVNFLTQSPVRVAILKHLSDADRLRKSELKERFDVSQVTLTRNLDALEERAWIRNHVREYELLPSGKLVVDAVETMLETVEFVESIQPFLRWFPEDELEFDVTALADATVVVAESTNPYAPVNRHIEAMKTVDRFRCLLPVVGLPAMTVARESILERGTHQEIIYSPDVQSTLRTDPQYRELLEDMHGCENCRMRVAESEIRYYLGLCEERIQIGVQDDDGVPQALVETDREAIREWATRTYRSYRKHSEPLAL, from the coding sequence ATGGGGGGTGACAGCCAGCGCGTCGAGACGGACGCCATCGAGGTGGTGAATTTCCTCACGCAGTCGCCCGTTCGGGTCGCGATACTGAAACACCTGTCCGACGCCGACCGGCTGCGCAAGTCGGAGCTCAAGGAGCGCTTCGACGTCTCGCAGGTGACGCTGACGCGCAACCTCGACGCCCTCGAGGAGCGAGCGTGGATCCGCAATCACGTCCGGGAGTACGAGCTGCTGCCGTCGGGGAAACTCGTCGTCGACGCGGTCGAGACGATGCTCGAGACGGTCGAGTTCGTCGAGTCGATTCAGCCGTTCCTCCGCTGGTTCCCCGAAGACGAACTCGAGTTCGACGTGACCGCGCTCGCGGACGCGACGGTCGTCGTCGCCGAGTCGACGAACCCGTACGCGCCGGTCAACCGACACATCGAGGCGATGAAAACCGTCGACCGGTTTCGCTGTTTGCTGCCCGTGGTCGGCTTGCCGGCGATGACGGTCGCTCGGGAATCTATTCTCGAGCGAGGCACGCACCAGGAGATTATCTACAGCCCGGACGTCCAGTCGACGCTGCGAACGGATCCGCAGTACCGGGAACTGCTCGAGGACATGCACGGCTGTGAGAACTGCCGAATGCGCGTCGCCGAGTCCGAGATTCGATACTACCTCGGGCTCTGCGAGGAGCGGATCCAGATCGGCGTTCAGGACGACGACGGCGTGCCGCAGGCGCTGGTCGAGACCGACCGGGAGGCGATTCGAGAGTGGGCGACTCGTACCTACCGGTCCTACCGAAAGCACTCGGAGCCGCTCGCGTTGTAG
- a CDS encoding iron-containing alcohol dehydrogenase, with translation MFDGIGSIRDVNGVGSPNDIRYGMGAAAELEAYAGEEGIDSALLVTDEGVLEAGAADPVVDALEAAGVEVATYGGVTPEPKLALAEAAAEEVAAVDADVVIGVGGGSSMDTAKLASVLVEYDEPVREMLGMGNVPGPGRPTVLLPTTAGTGSEVTHIGVFADKEDGGNKKVVYSEHLFADLALVDPELTRSLPPQVAAATGMDALTHAVESYVSTLRTPYTDALALHAIELIGDNLREAVHQGEHNDEARYAMSLAATLAGQAFVNSGLGAVHALTYPLGTECGLGHGLANAVLLPHVMEYNVPAEPDRFTEIAGLLGVPEREDESTLERAHRAVDAVKALNDDIGIPNQIREVGDVDESEFDSFADIALEHSQHNIDRNPRRMEKEDIADVFEAGY, from the coding sequence ATGTTCGACGGCATCGGTTCTATCCGCGACGTCAACGGCGTCGGCAGTCCGAACGATATCCGCTACGGGATGGGCGCAGCGGCCGAACTCGAGGCCTACGCCGGCGAGGAGGGCATCGATTCGGCGCTGCTCGTGACCGACGAGGGCGTGCTCGAGGCCGGGGCGGCCGACCCGGTCGTCGACGCGCTCGAGGCGGCGGGGGTCGAGGTGGCGACCTACGGCGGCGTCACGCCGGAACCGAAACTCGCACTCGCTGAAGCGGCAGCCGAGGAAGTCGCGGCGGTCGACGCGGACGTCGTGATCGGCGTCGGCGGCGGCTCGAGTATGGACACCGCGAAGCTTGCGTCGGTACTGGTCGAATACGACGAGCCGGTCCGCGAGATGCTCGGCATGGGGAACGTCCCAGGTCCCGGCCGGCCGACGGTTCTGCTGCCGACGACCGCCGGCACCGGCAGCGAGGTGACCCACATCGGCGTCTTCGCGGATAAGGAAGACGGCGGGAACAAGAAGGTCGTCTACTCCGAACACCTCTTCGCTGATCTGGCGCTGGTCGATCCCGAACTGACCCGCTCGCTCCCGCCGCAGGTTGCGGCCGCGACCGGAATGGACGCGCTCACCCACGCCGTCGAGAGCTACGTCTCGACGCTGCGGACGCCCTACACCGACGCGCTCGCTCTCCATGCGATCGAACTGATCGGCGACAACCTCCGCGAGGCGGTCCACCAGGGCGAGCACAACGACGAGGCCCGTTACGCGATGAGCCTCGCCGCCACGCTGGCCGGCCAGGCGTTCGTCAACTCCGGGCTCGGCGCCGTCCACGCCCTCACCTACCCGCTCGGAACCGAGTGCGGGCTCGGCCACGGGCTGGCAAACGCCGTCCTGCTGCCACACGTGATGGAATACAACGTCCCCGCCGAACCCGATCGGTTCACCGAAATCGCGGGCCTGCTCGGCGTTCCCGAACGCGAGGACGAGTCGACGCTCGAGCGCGCTCACCGCGCCGTTGACGCCGTGAAAGCGCTGAACGACGATATCGGGATTCCGAACCAGATTCGCGAGGTCGGCGACGTCGACGAGTCGGAGTTCGATTCGTTCGCCGACATCGCGCTCGAGCACTCCCAGCACAATATCGACCGGAATCCGCGCCGGATGGAGAAGGAGGATATCGCCGACGTGTTCGAGGCGGGGTACTGA
- a CDS encoding pyridoxamine 5'-phosphate oxidase, translating to MEIIENTLETDLESVLERPLFCYLAQAIDAGPRLSPLWFLWEDESLWIIARTDRSYLERADRRPETAVAIVDFDRRTGRVEHIGMRGTSSVEPYDPDRAQRLLTKYLGDERSEWPDGFVDLSPDDYRLIRFVPKTVVARDQSYPAPSAVRENGQ from the coding sequence ATGGAAATCATCGAGAACACGCTCGAGACGGACCTCGAGAGCGTCCTCGAGCGACCGCTGTTCTGTTATCTCGCGCAAGCGATCGACGCCGGGCCGCGACTCTCGCCACTGTGGTTCCTGTGGGAGGACGAGTCGCTCTGGATCATCGCCCGGACGGATCGCTCGTACCTCGAGCGAGCGGATCGACGGCCGGAGACGGCAGTTGCGATCGTCGACTTCGACCGCCGTACCGGCCGTGTCGAGCACATCGGGATGCGCGGGACGTCCTCGGTTGAGCCGTACGATCCGGATCGAGCCCAGCGGCTGCTGACGAAGTATCTTGGCGACGAGCGATCCGAGTGGCCGGACGGCTTCGTGGACCTGAGTCCCGACGACTACCGGCTCATCCGTTTTGTCCCAAAGACGGTCGTCGCGCGCGACCAGTCGTATCCGGCGCCGTCCGCGGTCCGGGAGAATGGCCAGTGA
- a CDS encoding HAD-IIB family hydrolase, whose product MTADPPLVLDIDGTLTRPEGWGIDPRVFDPIREWDAPVVIATGKAFPYPVALCHFAGVPELVVAENGGVVYTGDDVFFTADREAAQAVAEEYRAAGYDLGWGREDTVNRWRETEIAVNLEQPVEPLREIAADYGLEVIDTGYAYHVKDADPNKGEGLEVIAEHVGFDLAEAVAVGDSINDVSTFEVAGRSFAVKNADEAAKRAADEVLEDVHADGTLSVLERVRGTREDT is encoded by the coding sequence ATGACCGCCGATCCGCCGCTGGTGCTCGACATCGACGGAACGCTGACCCGCCCCGAGGGCTGGGGCATCGACCCGCGCGTCTTCGATCCGATCCGCGAGTGGGACGCGCCGGTCGTGATCGCCACGGGGAAGGCGTTCCCCTATCCCGTCGCACTCTGTCACTTCGCCGGCGTTCCGGAACTCGTCGTCGCCGAGAACGGCGGCGTCGTCTACACCGGCGACGACGTCTTCTTCACCGCCGACCGCGAGGCCGCCCAGGCCGTCGCCGAGGAGTACCGCGCCGCCGGCTACGACCTCGGCTGGGGCCGAGAGGACACCGTCAACCGCTGGCGGGAAACCGAGATCGCGGTCAACTTGGAGCAGCCCGTCGAGCCGCTGCGCGAAATTGCGGCCGACTACGGCCTCGAGGTGATCGACACCGGCTACGCCTACCACGTCAAGGACGCCGACCCCAACAAGGGCGAGGGCCTCGAGGTGATCGCCGAGCACGTCGGCTTCGACCTCGCCGAGGCGGTCGCCGTCGGCGACTCGATCAACGACGTCTCGACGTTCGAGGTCGCCGGCCGGAGCTTCGCCGTCAAAAACGCCGACGAGGCGGCCAAGCGGGCGGCCGACGAGGTGCTCGAGGACGTCCACGCCGACGGGACGCTGTCGGTGCTCGAGCGAGTTCGAGGCACTCGCGAGGACACGTGA
- a CDS encoding ABC transporter substrate-binding protein, translating into MGGGNGETMEELGDQFQEATGIDVEMVYQGSYEDTLNQSFAGIEAGTMPEVVQIDSLHAKQILDTDAFQSVEGILPDDYPVDDFLDPVTDFFTVDGELYSLPFNNSNAILYYNKDVFEEAGLDPESPPETLDEVTEYSRSIVDSGAAEYGITWPNHVWFIEHWYGLAGQTLVDNENGWADDPTTVHTETDVGEQLWSWWRDMAQEDLYTNPGMEAWGEATDLFYGQNVGMLLTSTASVAGAISQSEEQGFELGTGFYPAIDGREGVVIGGASLWVPEDMSDQRAEEVGQFLEFMSRPENQITWHKETGYYPVRGDAVDQLEEDGWFEESPHHGTAFDQLLASEQTTATKRMLVGPARQVAVQLQEGSVEIFEERTDLEDGLADMKEGIEAEMERYVEARGS; encoded by the coding sequence ATGGGCGGCGGGAACGGCGAGACGATGGAGGAACTGGGCGATCAGTTCCAGGAGGCGACCGGCATCGACGTCGAGATGGTCTACCAGGGGAGCTACGAGGACACCCTGAACCAGTCGTTCGCAGGCATCGAGGCCGGGACGATGCCGGAGGTCGTCCAGATCGACAGCCTCCACGCCAAGCAGATCCTCGATACCGACGCGTTCCAGTCGGTCGAGGGCATCCTCCCCGACGACTACCCGGTCGACGACTTCCTCGATCCCGTGACGGACTTCTTTACCGTCGATGGCGAACTCTACTCGCTGCCCTTTAACAACTCGAACGCGATCCTCTACTACAACAAGGACGTCTTCGAGGAAGCCGGCCTCGATCCCGAATCGCCGCCCGAGACGCTCGACGAAGTCACGGAGTATTCTCGGTCGATCGTCGACTCCGGCGCGGCGGAGTACGGCATCACCTGGCCGAACCACGTCTGGTTCATCGAACACTGGTACGGGCTAGCCGGCCAGACGCTCGTCGACAACGAGAACGGCTGGGCGGACGATCCGACCACCGTCCACACCGAGACCGACGTCGGCGAGCAGCTCTGGTCGTGGTGGCGCGACATGGCCCAGGAGGACCTCTACACGAACCCCGGGATGGAGGCCTGGGGCGAGGCGACGGACCTCTTCTACGGCCAGAACGTCGGCATGCTGCTCACCTCGACGGCCTCCGTCGCCGGCGCGATCTCCCAGAGCGAGGAGCAGGGCTTCGAACTCGGCACCGGCTTCTACCCCGCCATCGACGGCCGCGAGGGCGTCGTCATCGGTGGCGCGTCGCTGTGGGTGCCCGAAGACATGTCGGACCAGCGCGCCGAGGAGGTCGGCCAGTTCCTCGAGTTCATGAGCCGACCCGAGAACCAGATCACCTGGCACAAGGAGACCGGCTACTACCCGGTCCGCGGCGATGCCGTCGACCAACTCGAGGAGGACGGCTGGTTCGAGGAGAGCCCCCACCACGGGACGGCCTTCGATCAGCTGCTGGCCAGCGAGCAGACGACCGCCACCAAGCGCATGCTCGTCGGCCCCGCGCGGCAGGTGGCCGTCCAGTTGCAGGAGGGCTCCGTCGAGATCTTCGAGGAACGGACCGACCTCGAAGACGGGCTCGCGGACATGAAGGAGGGAATCGAGGCCGAGATGGAGCGCTACGTCGAGGCCCGCGGCTCGTAA
- a CDS encoding carbohydrate ABC transporter permease, with amino-acid sequence MGTRDTREIYGGSLGVGRFLRDRGVRGTIAYLREHGVRGAVANAREDDRSLLGELRGISVAYFLLAPTLLVSAVFLYYPALEALELSFHQTLFFGGQRTWVGLGNYETLLSSSSYHRSVAITVAFAAAVVVGVMTLSLVVSFLLYEVDWGQSGYLIAAIWPYALPPAVAGIVFLFLIHPSIGTLTAVLEGYTGLEVDWFSDGRQAFVVVAVAAIWKQLGYNVIFTVAALNNVPETLREAAELDGIGRWTRLVRIYVPLISPTLLFLVVMNTIYAFFGTFAFIDLMTQGGPGGATNVMIFDLYRNAFEFNNHGLASAQSVVLFAVVSVLMYAQLRFSDERVHYGA; translated from the coding sequence ATGGGGACGCGAGACACGAGAGAAATCTACGGCGGCTCCCTCGGCGTCGGCCGGTTCCTGCGCGATCGAGGCGTGCGGGGTACGATCGCGTACCTGCGCGAGCACGGCGTCCGCGGCGCCGTCGCGAACGCCCGCGAGGACGACCGCTCGCTGCTGGGCGAACTGCGGGGCATCTCCGTCGCGTACTTCCTGCTGGCCCCGACGCTGCTCGTCTCGGCGGTGTTCCTCTACTACCCGGCGCTCGAGGCGCTGGAGCTGAGCTTCCACCAGACGCTGTTTTTCGGCGGCCAGCGGACGTGGGTCGGGCTCGGCAACTACGAGACGCTGCTGTCTTCGTCGTCGTACCACCGGAGCGTCGCGATTACGGTCGCATTCGCGGCGGCGGTCGTCGTCGGCGTGATGACGCTCTCGCTGGTCGTCTCGTTCCTGCTGTACGAGGTCGACTGGGGCCAGTCGGGCTACCTGATCGCCGCGATCTGGCCCTACGCGCTGCCGCCCGCGGTCGCCGGCATCGTCTTCCTGTTCCTGATCCACCCTTCGATCGGGACGCTGACGGCGGTTCTCGAGGGGTACACAGGACTCGAGGTCGACTGGTTCAGCGACGGCCGACAGGCGTTCGTCGTGGTCGCGGTCGCGGCGATCTGGAAGCAACTCGGCTACAACGTCATCTTCACCGTCGCGGCGCTGAACAACGTGCCCGAGACGCTCCGGGAGGCCGCCGAACTCGACGGGATCGGGCGCTGGACCCGTCTGGTCCGGATCTACGTCCCGCTGATCTCGCCGACTCTCCTCTTTCTGGTCGTGATGAACACGATCTACGCGTTCTTCGGAACGTTCGCCTTCATCGACCTGATGACCCAGGGCGGCCCCGGTGGCGCGACCAACGTCATGATCTTCGACCTCTACCGCAACGCCTTCGAGTTCAACAACCACGGCCTCGCGTCGGCCCAGTCGGTCGTCCTGTTCGCCGTCGTGAGCGTCCTGATGTACGCACAGCTTCGCTTCTCGGACGAACGCGTGCACTACGGAGCCTAA
- a CDS encoding carbohydrate ABC transporter permease, producing MSRHSNTNTNAAAQSASESRRLPVALERGLPALDGATLRAHAGLLLAVSLMALPLVIAALISFGTRATFTSFSELSLETAAQNYRDVLFRYDMGQYMLNSLIMSVIVVIGKLAVSLLAALAIVYYRFPFKNAVFAVVLLTLMLPVPVRIVPLFQLAADLGWANSFAALTIPYLASATTVFLLRQHFLSIPASLVESAKLDGVGPLRFLAFVLIPMSKGMIAGVSVIMFIYSWNQYLWPLLIVDDQSMQVAQVGIRLLQGVVESGEIAWPLLMAGSIVTLLPPLLVLIVFRKPLLETFGVQ from the coding sequence ATGTCGCGACACTCGAATACCAATACGAACGCGGCCGCACAGTCGGCGAGCGAGTCGAGACGGCTCCCCGTCGCCCTCGAGCGCGGGCTGCCCGCCCTCGACGGCGCGACGCTGCGAGCCCACGCCGGCCTGCTACTCGCGGTCTCGCTGATGGCGCTGCCGCTGGTGATCGCGGCCCTGATCAGCTTCGGCACGCGGGCGACGTTCACCAGCTTTTCGGAGCTGTCGCTCGAGACGGCGGCGCAGAATTACCGCGACGTGCTGTTCCGCTACGACATGGGCCAGTACATGCTGAACTCGCTGATCATGTCCGTTATCGTCGTGATCGGCAAGTTGGCCGTCTCCCTGCTGGCGGCGCTGGCGATCGTCTACTACCGGTTCCCGTTCAAGAACGCGGTCTTCGCGGTCGTCCTACTGACGCTGATGCTGCCGGTGCCGGTCCGGATCGTCCCGCTGTTCCAACTGGCGGCCGATCTCGGCTGGGCGAACTCCTTCGCGGCGCTGACGATTCCCTACCTCGCGAGCGCGACGACCGTCTTCCTGCTGCGACAGCACTTCCTGTCGATTCCGGCCTCGCTCGTCGAGTCGGCGAAGCTCGACGGCGTCGGCCCGCTTCGATTCCTGGCGTTCGTGCTGATTCCGATGTCGAAGGGCATGATCGCCGGCGTTTCCGTGATCATGTTCATCTACTCGTGGAACCAGTACCTCTGGCCGCTGCTGATCGTCGACGACCAGTCGATGCAGGTCGCGCAGGTCGGCATCCGCCTCCTGCAGGGGGTCGTCGAGTCCGGCGAGATCGCCTGGCCGCTGCTGATGGCCGGCTCGATCGTCACGCTGTTACCGCCGTTGCTCGTCCTGATCGTCTTCCGAAAACCGCTGCTCGAGACCTTCGGGGTGCAATAA
- a CDS encoding ABC transporter ATP-binding protein gives MASIELADLTKRFDDVTAVDGIDLEVRDGEFLVVVGPSGCGKSTTLRCIAGLESPTDGRIRIGDEDVTAQEPHERDIAMVFQNYALYPHMTAERNMTFGMQSATDFSSEEIDQRVAEAAETLDIADLLDRTPSALSGGEQQRVALGRAIVRDPAVFLMDEPLSNLDAKLRVQMRTELSRLHEELGTTTVYVTHDQTEAMTLGDRVVVMNDGRIQQVDTPQRLYDYPSNRFVAEFIGDPAMNMLEVTVEDGPSGPIVRHEAFTIEVPDAPELEGLDGDRAVLGFRPEDASLADRDAAAGGGADAPDRRQTGRGDPERTTGPIEATVQVTEPLGDTLLCYCRAGEDEFKVQTAPRTGRAAGDGVTLTLDADRLHLFDPETGEAIYHSDADRERRAATPEP, from the coding sequence ATGGCATCGATCGAACTCGCGGACCTGACGAAACGCTTCGACGACGTCACCGCCGTCGACGGGATCGACCTCGAGGTGCGCGACGGGGAGTTCCTCGTCGTCGTCGGTCCCTCCGGCTGCGGTAAGTCGACGACGCTGCGGTGTATCGCCGGCCTCGAGTCGCCGACCGATGGACGGATCCGGATCGGCGACGAGGACGTGACCGCACAGGAACCTCACGAGCGGGACATCGCGATGGTGTTCCAGAACTACGCGCTGTACCCGCACATGACCGCCGAGCGGAACATGACCTTCGGGATGCAATCGGCGACCGACTTCTCGAGCGAGGAGATCGACCAGCGGGTTGCGGAGGCGGCCGAGACGCTCGACATCGCGGACCTGCTGGACCGAACGCCGTCGGCGCTGTCCGGCGGCGAACAACAGCGGGTCGCGCTCGGCCGCGCCATCGTCCGCGATCCAGCCGTCTTCCTGATGGACGAACCGCTCAGCAACCTCGACGCGAAACTGCGCGTCCAGATGCGGACCGAACTGTCGCGGCTCCACGAGGAGCTGGGGACGACGACCGTCTACGTCACCCACGACCAGACCGAGGCGATGACGCTCGGGGATCGGGTCGTCGTCATGAACGACGGGCGAATCCAGCAGGTCGATACGCCCCAGCGGCTCTACGACTACCCGTCGAACCGGTTCGTCGCCGAGTTCATCGGCGACCCCGCGATGAACATGCTCGAGGTGACCGTCGAGGACGGACCGTCCGGCCCGATCGTCCGCCACGAGGCGTTTACGATCGAGGTGCCGGACGCGCCGGAACTCGAGGGGTTGGACGGCGACAGGGCCGTCCTCGGCTTCCGGCCGGAGGACGCCTCGCTCGCGGATCGCGACGCGGCGGCAGGCGGCGGTGCCGATGCTCCGGACCGACGGCAGACGGGACGCGGCGACCCCGAGCGGACGACCGGACCGATCGAGGCGACGGTGCAGGTGACCGAACCGCTCGGGGACACGTTGCTGTGTTACTGCCGGGCCGGCGAGGACGAGTTCAAAGTCCAGACCGCACCACGGACCGGTCGCGCCGCGGGCGACGGCGTCACGCTCACGCTCGACGCCGATCGGCTCCACCTGTTCGATCCCGAGACCGGCGAGGCGATCTACCACTCCGACGCCGACCGCGAGCGCCGCGCGGCCACGCCTGAACCGTGA
- a CDS encoding glycerophosphodiester phosphodiesterase — translation MRLRSHLSRRRLLAGGVVGSASLLFATGVRVRSVDVIAHRGFAAERPENTLEAVRYAIPRADGIEVDVRRCGSGELVCVHDETLERLTDGAVTDRVGRLDWERLQTVSIGSSDARVPQLADVLEAVPPDVRLNIELKERGLAPDLLGLLEEFDGRALVSSFDPTALWQVQSLTDGVALAYIFGDDPDRGLERAADLECAAVHPSAGLCRETEIVDRAHDRGFAVNAWTVDSGLETARLALTGVDGVFSDVSLPGL, via the coding sequence ATGCGGCTCCGATCGCACCTGTCGCGCCGGCGGCTGTTGGCCGGCGGCGTCGTCGGCAGCGCCTCGCTGCTGTTCGCTACCGGCGTCCGTGTCCGCTCGGTCGACGTCATCGCCCACCGCGGCTTCGCCGCCGAACGCCCCGAGAACACCCTCGAGGCCGTCCGCTACGCCATCCCGCGGGCCGACGGCATCGAGGTAGACGTCCGCCGCTGCGGCTCCGGCGAACTCGTCTGCGTCCACGACGAGACGCTCGAGCGACTCACCGACGGCGCGGTGACCGACAGGGTCGGACGGCTCGACTGGGAGCGGCTGCAGACCGTGTCGATCGGCTCGTCGGACGCTCGCGTCCCTCAGCTCGCGGACGTGCTCGAGGCGGTTCCGCCCGACGTGCGGCTGAACATCGAGCTGAAAGAGCGCGGGCTCGCGCCGGACCTGCTAGGGCTCCTCGAGGAGTTCGACGGCAGGGCGCTCGTCTCGTCGTTCGACCCGACCGCGCTGTGGCAGGTGCAGTCGCTGACCGACGGCGTGGCGCTCGCGTACATCTTCGGCGACGACCCCGACCGGGGGCTCGAACGGGCTGCGGATCTCGAATGTGCCGCCGTTCACCCGTCGGCCGGATTGTGTCGCGAGACGGAAATCGTCGACCGCGCGCACGATCGAGGGTTCGCGGTGAACGCGTGGACGGTCGATTCGGGCCTCGAGACGGCGCGGCTGGCGCTTACCGGTGTCGACGGCGTCTTTTCGGACGTGTCGTTGCCGGGCCTCTGA